In a single window of the Roseiconus lacunae genome:
- a CDS encoding endonuclease V gives MTPIQMENTTQNQTIACLDVGYTDSAARAACVVIDDWHTSIPVAEHVAMIHEVKEYQPGEFYRRELPCIQAVLAKLNRPLTCIVVDGYVWLDGNGRPGLGAHLYESLDRKIPVIGVAKNPFKDTDHATELRRGESDRPLYITAVGLPITQAVLNIGAMHGPHRLPTILKRVDQLSRGGN, from the coding sequence TTGACGCCAATACAAATGGAGAACACGACGCAAAACCAAACGATTGCTTGCCTCGACGTGGGCTACACGGATAGTGCAGCGCGAGCGGCATGCGTTGTCATTGACGACTGGCACACTTCGATCCCAGTCGCCGAGCATGTAGCGATGATCCATGAGGTGAAAGAGTATCAGCCGGGCGAATTCTACCGTCGAGAGCTGCCGTGCATCCAAGCGGTACTCGCAAAACTGAATCGACCACTGACTTGCATCGTGGTCGACGGCTACGTTTGGCTGGATGGAAATGGCCGTCCCGGATTGGGGGCTCATCTCTACGAGTCGCTCGATCGCAAAATTCCCGTGATCGGTGTCGCGAAGAACCCGTTCAAAGACACGGACCACGCCACTGAGCTTCGCCGCGGCGAGAGCGATCGCCCACTTTACATTACGGCAGTTGGACTTCCGATCACCCAAGCAGTTCTGAACATCGGCGCCATGCATGGCCCACATCGACTGCCAACGATTTTGAAACGTGTTGATCAACTAAGCCGTGGTGGAAATTAG
- a CDS encoding SEC-C metal-binding domain-containing protein, translating to MSKRRRGFPSETHVKCGKRIVHGDKQLEEKLGRNDPCPCGSGLRFKRCCIKSGHF from the coding sequence ATGAGTAAACGCCGACGCGGCTTCCCCTCTGAGACTCACGTCAAGTGTGGAAAGCGAATCGTCCACGGCGACAAACAACTCGAAGAAAAGCTTGGACGCAATGATCCCTGCCCATGCGGCAGCGGCCTGCGATTCAAACGATGTTGCATCAAGTCGGGCCACTTTTGA
- a CDS encoding four helix bundle protein, which yields MIRSGTSVGANIEEGQASHSRKDFALKCNIACREARETLYWLRLIAESDIVPADRLKPLMGECNELIAILTTIVKKVRE from the coding sequence TTGATTCGGTCAGGAACGTCTGTTGGGGCCAACATCGAAGAAGGCCAAGCGAGTCACAGCCGCAAGGATTTCGCGTTGAAGTGCAACATTGCATGTCGTGAGGCTAGGGAAACGTTGTATTGGCTAAGGTTGATCGCCGAATCGGATATTGTTCCGGCCGATCGGCTGAAGCCGCTGATGGGGGAATGCAACGAACTCATCGCGATTCTTACGACGATCGTCAAGAAAGTCCGGGAATAG